The genome window AGGAATGTCTTTTGCGACCCCGAGCATTTTTTCTAAGTGCAAAATGCGGTTTTCCAAGTGATCGACTTTTGCCTGTAAATCCATCGTACATCTCCCGTTGTTAAATCACGGATGCAGCTTACTAAAGTAAGGATGTTTAGATGATGTTGTTCAGCAAACAGAAAGTCAACTGAGCTGCCAAAGACTCAAAACTTCATAGTGAGTTGTCTGTGGGAATTGATCGACGATGGTGAGTTTTTTAAGTTCGTATCCAGCGGCCACAAGCTTGACAGCGTCAGCGACGAAGCTCTCGGGGAAGCAAGACATGTATAAAAAATTCTTCGGCTTGCGGGACTCATCAATCAGCGGAGCCAAGAAATCCTTCAACCCGGATCTCGGTGGATTCACCAACACTGTATCATAATTTTTGAAATCCTGAGGGTTTCGGTTTTGGAAGTCGCCTTGTTGAACGGTGACTCGCTCTGCGATATCGGAAAAACCCGGTTGTTGAGAAAGAACCTCCAGGCTTTTTTTAAATCCCGTAAGCGCTTCGCTGTCGATCTCACAGGCGACAAGGCTGCGGTGATTTCCCAAGGCCGGAAAACTCAGATTACCGATGCCTGAGCCGAATTCCAAAACCCGCTCAGAACCCACTTCGGTGAGCCATGTATCAATGACTTTTGTTAGAGCCGCATTTGCCTTAAGGCCCGGTTGCGTGAAGGTGCCGATCGAGCAAAATAGATCCACGGCTTGATCGTCGATGAAACTTTGAAACCAAACCTGCGGTACGGGATCTTTTAGTTTAAGAACTCCGTCCACCAAAGTTAGAACTTTGTGGCGCTGACCGATTTCAACCGTCGCGCGGCTCATGAGATCTAAAAGCAAAGTCTTCTCATCCAAAAGGGCTTTGACATCCACATTGGCGAAATCAAGCCAGATCCCACGCTGACCCTGGGGGCCTACGCGCAGACGCAAAGAGCCTTTTTTAATCGGCCACTGGACTTTGCGGATTTCGGTAAGCCATGCCTGTAATGGCTGTGACATCTGCTGACACTGTTCCAGATCAAGAACGCGCTTCTGTTGTCCCGGTGAATATTTTTCGTAAAGTCCTAGGGAGCCGGCCTCCCAAACGAGGTCAGCGCGGTCGCGAAGGCCAGACGGGGCGGGGCTGATAACCTCTAAGCGGCCATTAAATGGGATTTGGGCGCTATGAAGCAGGCCGGAAAGCTCTTTAGCTTTGCGTTGATGTTGCTCTTCAAGGGGGATCTCCAAGTATTGGCAACCAGAGCACTTATCTTTGTATTTACATTCGACCTGCATCTTTGATAGGTATACTCTCAAACGCCCCCTAAAATAAAAGGAATTCAACTATGAAATCCGCATTTCTTGCTTTTGCCGCGACGATGATCCTGGGCTTTGCAGCCTCTGCTGAAACTCCCTATTCCCGTGAGTGCCGTATCGCCGGCGGGATCCACTGGGATGTCAGTATTCAAACGGAATTCGACACACCTCTTTGCTTGTTTGGTTCGGCTGCCATCGGTGCCGCGGATTTTGCTCAGTACAAATGGGGAAACGGTCTTTCTTATTCTTTAAACACATTTGAGAGCCAAACAACTCCCCGCGATCCTTCAGGAGTGTGCGACGCTTTTGGTGCTGCTTACTGGACGGCGACTGATACTAACGGCACTCAGTGGGAACTTTGCAAATTCTTAGATGATTCTGTGATTGAGCTTAAAACTCTAGCGGGCGGCGTGAACGATCCTGCGAATGCGAAACTCGTCCACGCTTTGCAGTAAGTTATTTCGGAGCCGCTTGCGGCTGGAACTGATGAATACAAGAAGCCCTGTTTTTAGAAACGCCGTCCTCGATATGTAAATCGCGGGCGGTGTAACCTAAAGTCACGTGGGGCATGAACTTCTCTGGGACAAATTCTTGCGGTCTTCCGCCGTTTTTCACGTAAATCTCTTCAATCTTGCCGCGAAGATCGATCAAATCTGAACTATCAACCACCACATAATAGACCTTTTCTGGTTTGCCATTGAGTTCTTTTTCGCCGCGGCCAATACAAACCGGTGTGAACTTGAGGTCCTGGATTTTCGCCTCTTCGGCGATTTTTGTGATTTCAGCGATGCTGATGTGTTTCTTTAAAACTTTATCATACTCTACCGGAGTTACGACTGTGATATGGGCTTCGCCGCGGGTGTTGAGCTGAATTTTCTCGGCATCCTGAATTTGCTCATAAAGGGATTTGTAAGGGGCATAGGGAAGATTCATCGCGAGGTAGGCCTTCATCGGCTTTTCTTCGGTGTGGGGAATGAACTCCGCTTTCTCTATTGTAGATGGCGCGTTAAACACTTGTGTACCTCGCTCAAAGGTGTCAGTGGATTGGGTCGTCGTTGTTGCACAAGCGGTGAGCATCACTAAGCTTGCAAAAAGAATTCTTTTCAAGGGGAGCTCCTTCATGTTCTTGACCCCATGCTACCCCCTGAAATAGCCTCTAGCAACTATGAATCATACACTTAAACTTGTTTCGATCTCGTGCGTTTTCGTATTGGCCGCTTTCTTTGTTCAAGCAAAAGATGAAGTTCCAGCCCCGGCTGAAAAAGTCTTTGTGGACACTCCGAACACGCTTACGACAAATGCCCGTCAAATCACTTTTGAAGGCCCAAAGTCCGGCGAAGGTTATTTCAGTGCGGACGGCAAAAAAATGATTTTCCAAAGCGAGCGTTATCCGGGAAATCCGTTTTATCAAATGTATGTGATGGATTTGGAAACGGGAAAGACGGATTTGATTTCCAGCGGAAAAGGCAAAACGACCTGCGGCTGGATTCATCCCAGCATGAAGAAGCTTTTGTTCTCTTCCACGCATCAAGATCCACAGTGGAAAAAGAAACAGGACGAAGAGATTGAGTCGCGCAAAAAGCCTGTGAAAGGCCGTTACTCTTGGAGCTTTGATGATCAGTACGATATTTATTCGTCGGATTTGAAAGGTAAAAACCTCAAGCGTTTGACGAAGTCTTTGGGCTACGATGCGGAAGGTTCTTATTCTCCGGATGGCAAATGGATTGTGTTTGCATCGAATCGCGCGGCTTACACCGAGAAGCTTAGCCCTGAAGATCAGAAGATGTTCCAGCAGGACCCGTCTTACATGATGGATATTTACATTATGAAAGAAGACGGCACGGGTGTAAAACGTCTGACCGATGCCAAGGGTTATGACGGCGGTCCGTTCTTTAGTGCCGACGGCAAGCATATCACATGGCGCCGGTTTGCTCCAAACGGGGCGACGGCAGAGATCTACACCATGAATGTGGATGGCAGCGACCAGAAGGCTGTGACTCATATGAAGTCGATGTCTTGGGCGCCTTATTATCATCCATCAGGAGATTACATTATTTTCGCGTCCAGTGTTTTGGGGTACTCGAACTTTGAACTTTTTATTGTCGATAGTCAGGGGACGAAACCACCGGTGCGTGTTACTTTCAATGATGGTTTTGATGGCCTCGCGAGTTTCTCTCCGGATGGGACGAAGATGACTTGGTCTCGCCGCAATGAAAAAGGTGAAAGCCAGATCTTTATTGCTGACTGGGATGACGCTCAAGCACGCCGTCTTTTGGGGCTTCCAGAAAAAGAACTCATGGCTTCAGATTTAAAACCTGAGATCTCGGCCGCTGACGCCAAGAAAGTTGTGGAATATCTGGCTTCAGAAAAACTCGCTGGCCGTAAGGTGGGGAGTGATGAAGAGAAGGTCTACACCCAAAAGCTTGCTGATATTTTTAAATCTTTTGGTTTAATCGGCGGCGCTAACGATGGATCATTCTTTGATAAATTTGAATTCACTTCAGGTGTGAAGTTGGGCACTGACAACAAAATGGAGTTTGTCGGAAACTTTAAAAAGGCTCTGCAGATTGAAAAAGATTACAGCGTTTTGTCATTCTCTAAGACCGGCAAAGTGAGTGAGTCGCCGCTGGTATTTGCCGGCTATGGAATCAAAGCGCCTGCAACAGAAAAGTTCCCGGCGTATGATTCTTATAAAGACGTGAAAGTCGAACGTAAGTGGGTGGTCGTGTTTAAAGACATCCCCCAGGATGTGTCACCGGAGCTTCGTCATCACCTGAATACCTATGCACGCCTTCAGCACAAAGTGACTGTGGCGAAAAATGCCGGTGCGGTGGGGATTATCTTTGTCGATCCATCGGATGAAAACGAAGATTTCAAGAAGCTAAAATTTGAAGGAACTCTGTCGGACTCAAGTCTTGCAGTTCTTAAAATTCAGCAAGCTCTCTTAAAGGAACTTCTGAAGTCTGCAGGCCAAGATATGAAAGGCCTTCTGAAGAAGCTTGATCAAGGCGAAGCGGTTGAGCCGATTGCCATTCCGATGACGTATCTGACAGCGACTGTGAACCTGGACTTTGAAAAGGCTCAAGGGATTAACGTTGTTGCAAAACTTCCGGTGAAGGGCGCTAAGAACGGCGTCTTGATCGGTGCCCATGGTGATCACTTGGGTCGCGGGGATATTGGGAACTCACTGGCTAAAGGCAACGAGCGTGGGCAAATCCACTACGGAGCTGACGATAATGCTTCGGGTGTTTCCGGCGTTGTGGAGCTGGCTCATTACTTTGCGGATCAATACAAAAAGAAGCCTTCAAGTTTGAAGAAGGATCTCTATTTCGCAGTTTGGTCGGGGGAAGAGTCCGGCGTTTTGGGCTCGACAGCTTTTGTTAAGGGCTGGGATAAAGCACACAAACAAAAACTGGCAGATTACTTCTCTGCGAGTATTAATATGGACATGATTGGCCGTCTTCAAGAGAAGCTTTATGTTCAAGGCGTTGGTTCAGGCGATCACTGGCCACAGCTTTCAGAAGAGATTTCTATTCGCCAAGGCATGCCGATGGTCCTGCAAAATGATCCGTATTTGCCAACGGACTCTATGGCGCTTTATGTGGGCGGTATTCCATCGATCAACTTCTTCACGGGTTCCCATGCTGAGTATCATTCCCCACGCGATATTCCAAGCACGTTGAATTACCCGGGCCTTGAGCGCGTGATTAAAACTGTTTCAGATTATACGCGGTTGCTTGCAGATAGTTCCGTCAAGATGGTGAGCTATGTGAAGGTCGGCGGGAATCCTAATAAACAGCTTGAAGGCCGTAGCTTCCGCACGTACCTCGGTACGATCCCTGATTACACACAAGAAGGTGTGAAAGGCGTTCGTATTTCAGGGGCCTCGAAAGACAGTCCCGCAGCTCAAGCAGGGCTTCTAGAAAACGATGTGATTACTGAATTTGACGGCGTTAAAATCGAAAATATTTACGACTACGTTTATACTTTGCAGTCCGTAAAGCCTAACG of Bdellovibrionales bacterium contains these proteins:
- a CDS encoding M28 family peptidase, encoding MNHTLKLVSISCVFVLAAFFVQAKDEVPAPAEKVFVDTPNTLTTNARQITFEGPKSGEGYFSADGKKMIFQSERYPGNPFYQMYVMDLETGKTDLISSGKGKTTCGWIHPSMKKLLFSSTHQDPQWKKKQDEEIESRKKPVKGRYSWSFDDQYDIYSSDLKGKNLKRLTKSLGYDAEGSYSPDGKWIVFASNRAAYTEKLSPEDQKMFQQDPSYMMDIYIMKEDGTGVKRLTDAKGYDGGPFFSADGKHITWRRFAPNGATAEIYTMNVDGSDQKAVTHMKSMSWAPYYHPSGDYIIFASSVLGYSNFELFIVDSQGTKPPVRVTFNDGFDGLASFSPDGTKMTWSRRNEKGESQIFIADWDDAQARRLLGLPEKELMASDLKPEISAADAKKVVEYLASEKLAGRKVGSDEEKVYTQKLADIFKSFGLIGGANDGSFFDKFEFTSGVKLGTDNKMEFVGNFKKALQIEKDYSVLSFSKTGKVSESPLVFAGYGIKAPATEKFPAYDSYKDVKVERKWVVVFKDIPQDVSPELRHHLNTYARLQHKVTVAKNAGAVGIIFVDPSDENEDFKKLKFEGTLSDSSLAVLKIQQALLKELLKSAGQDMKGLLKKLDQGEAVEPIAIPMTYLTATVNLDFEKAQGINVVAKLPVKGAKNGVLIGAHGDHLGRGDIGNSLAKGNERGQIHYGADDNASGVSGVVELAHYFADQYKKKPSSLKKDLYFAVWSGEESGVLGSTAFVKGWDKAHKQKLADYFSASINMDMIGRLQEKLYVQGVGSGDHWPQLSEEISIRQGMPMVLQNDPYLPTDSMALYVGGIPSINFFTGSHAEYHSPRDIPSTLNYPGLERVIKTVSDYTRLLADSSVKMVSYVKVGGNPNKQLEGRSFRTYLGTIPDYTQEGVKGVRISGASKDSPAAQAGLLENDVITEFDGVKIENIYDYVYTLQSVKPNVETTMKINRAGQTKEVKITPKLKE
- a CDS encoding 2'-5' RNA ligase family protein, producing MKRILFASLVMLTACATTTTQSTDTFERGTQVFNAPSTIEKAEFIPHTEEKPMKAYLAMNLPYAPYKSLYEQIQDAEKIQLNTRGEAHITVVTPVEYDKVLKKHISIAEITKIAEEAKIQDLKFTPVCIGRGEKELNGKPEKVYYVVVDSSDLIDLRGKIEEIYVKNGGRPQEFVPEKFMPHVTLGYTARDLHIEDGVSKNRASCIHQFQPQAAPK
- a CDS encoding class I SAM-dependent RNA methyltransferase — protein: MRVYLSKMQVECKYKDKCSGCQYLEIPLEEQHQRKAKELSGLLHSAQIPFNGRLEVISPAPSGLRDRADLVWEAGSLGLYEKYSPGQQKRVLDLEQCQQMSQPLQAWLTEIRKVQWPIKKGSLRLRVGPQGQRGIWLDFANVDVKALLDEKTLLLDLMSRATVEIGQRHKVLTLVDGVLKLKDPVPQVWFQSFIDDQAVDLFCSIGTFTQPGLKANAALTKVIDTWLTEVGSERVLEFGSGIGNLSFPALGNHRSLVACEIDSEALTGFKKSLEVLSQQPGFSDIAERVTVQQGDFQNRNPQDFKNYDTVLVNPPRSGLKDFLAPLIDESRKPKNFLYMSCFPESFVADAVKLVAAGYELKKLTIVDQFPQTTHYEVLSLWQLS